A genomic region of Christiangramia sp. OXR-203 contains the following coding sequences:
- a CDS encoding aldose epimerase family protein, which translates to MLKTVQEEDLKIIELENGQQSKLKILNLGATLFSFSIKDKSDKPVEVVAGPAKIADYISETYWEHNKCFGASIGRFAGRIAEGEFSIGEEDFKLEENLDNAHLHGGANGFQTKIWEIKKITEAPNPSVKMTYVSKHMEEGYPGEVKVEATYTLTEDNHVKLSYRAKTDRNTIINLTNHTYFNLNGGGSISDHFMQVNASKILELDENNLPTGNLTKLRDHPKDYRENKLLGNRELDDVYVLDVMENEVQAQLFAPLTGIKLKVMSNQPVVVIYSPESLPADMVYLNKLDENFPAVAIEAQNYPDAPNFRNFPSSLLKPGEVYENNIVFAFSVK; encoded by the coding sequence ATGTTGAAAACAGTACAGGAAGAAGATCTAAAGATCATCGAGTTAGAAAATGGGCAGCAGAGCAAGCTAAAGATTTTGAACCTTGGAGCGACATTGTTTAGCTTTAGTATAAAAGACAAGAGTGACAAGCCGGTAGAAGTTGTTGCAGGTCCTGCTAAGATCGCAGATTATATTAGTGAAACTTACTGGGAGCACAATAAATGTTTTGGAGCCAGTATTGGTCGTTTTGCGGGAAGAATTGCTGAAGGGGAATTCAGCATTGGAGAGGAAGATTTTAAGCTGGAGGAGAATTTAGACAATGCGCATTTACATGGAGGAGCAAATGGTTTTCAAACGAAAATCTGGGAAATCAAAAAGATCACAGAAGCACCGAATCCTTCGGTAAAAATGACTTACGTAAGTAAGCATATGGAAGAAGGTTACCCTGGCGAAGTCAAAGTTGAGGCGACTTACACTCTGACTGAGGATAATCATGTGAAGCTTTCCTACCGCGCCAAAACAGATAGAAATACGATCATTAACCTTACCAATCATACCTACTTCAATTTGAATGGTGGAGGAAGTATTAGTGATCATTTTATGCAGGTTAATGCTTCCAAGATCCTGGAACTGGATGAAAATAACCTACCGACTGGAAATTTGACAAAACTCAGGGATCATCCTAAGGACTATCGCGAGAATAAATTGCTTGGCAACAGGGAACTCGATGATGTTTATGTACTGGATGTGATGGAAAATGAAGTGCAGGCACAATTATTCGCTCCGCTCACCGGGATCAAGCTAAAAGTGATGAGCAATCAGCCCGTTGTAGTCATCTACTCTCCGGAAAGTCTTCCGGCAGATATGGTGTATCTTAATAAGCTGGATGAAAATTTTCCAGCGGTCGCGATCGAAGCACAAAATTATCCTGATGCTCCCAATTTCAGAAACTTCCCTAGCAGTCTGCTAAAACCGGGTGAAGTCTATGAAAACAACATCGTTTTTGCTTTTTCTGTGAAATAA
- a CDS encoding adenosylcobalamin-dependent ribonucleoside-diphosphate reductase, whose protein sequence is MPVQENPVVPKTYTQEQAFEASLKYFKGDDLAARVWVNKYALKDSDGNIYELTPNDMHRRIASEIARVEKKYPNPMTEDEVFDLIKDFKYIVPQGSPMAGIGNPYQVGSLSNCFVIGNDGNSDSYGGIMKIDQEQVQLMKRRGGVGHDLSHIRPKGSAVKNSALTSTGIVPFMERYSNSTREVAQDGRRGALMLSVSVNHPDSEDFIDAKMEQGKVTGANVSVRIDDQFMKAVKNNTNYTQKYPIFSAEPKVSKEIEADKLWKKIVHNAWKSAEPGILFWDTVINESVPDCYADLGYKTVSTNPCGEIPLCPYDSCRLLAINLFSYVEEPFTDNAHFNYELFKKHISAAQRIMDDIIDLELEKIDNIIGKIDADPENEEVKAVEKNLWLNIRKKAHEGRRTGIGITAEGDMLAGLGIKYGSKEGIDFSVDIHKNIAVEAYRASVETAKERGAFGIFDSEREKNNPFILRLKEADEKLYYDMLEYGRRNIALLTIAPTGTTSLMTQTTSGIEPVFLPVYKRRRKVNPNDKEARVDFVDEVGDSWEEYVVFHHRFKQWMKAKGYDTDKNYSNEELDKLVKLSPYYQATSNDVDWLSKVRMQGAVQKWIDHSISVTINLPNDATEELVGKLYLEAWEAGCKGVTVYRDGSRSGVLISNDEKKEEDEEQTSGSFPLKRPEVLTADVVRFQNNKDKWIAFIGLVDDRPYEIFTGFADDEEGILIPRWVTEGYIIKARNEDGSSRYDFQYENKRGYKTTIEGLSHKFNPEFWNYAKLISSTLRHGMSIDKVVDLINSLQLDSESINTWKNGVVRALKRFIADGTVAKKEKCNNCNSSNLIYQEGCLTCKDCGSSKCG, encoded by the coding sequence ATGCCTGTACAGGAAAATCCAGTTGTTCCAAAGACTTATACTCAGGAACAGGCCTTCGAAGCTTCACTAAAATACTTCAAAGGCGACGATCTTGCCGCCAGAGTTTGGGTAAATAAATACGCCCTTAAAGATTCTGACGGGAATATTTATGAACTCACTCCAAACGATATGCACAGACGTATCGCCAGCGAGATCGCAAGAGTTGAAAAAAAGTATCCAAATCCTATGACCGAAGACGAAGTTTTCGATCTTATCAAGGATTTTAAATATATCGTTCCGCAGGGAAGTCCTATGGCTGGAATTGGGAATCCTTACCAGGTTGGTTCGTTATCTAACTGCTTCGTTATAGGAAATGATGGAAATTCAGATTCTTATGGTGGGATCATGAAGATCGACCAGGAGCAGGTACAGTTAATGAAAAGACGTGGTGGTGTAGGTCATGACCTTTCTCACATACGTCCTAAGGGATCGGCCGTAAAGAACTCTGCGCTTACCTCTACCGGGATCGTTCCATTTATGGAGCGTTACTCCAATTCTACAAGAGAAGTAGCACAGGATGGACGTCGTGGAGCTTTGATGCTTTCGGTTTCTGTAAATCATCCTGATTCAGAAGATTTTATCGACGCTAAAATGGAGCAGGGCAAAGTTACAGGTGCCAATGTTTCGGTTAGGATCGATGACCAGTTCATGAAAGCTGTAAAGAACAATACCAATTATACTCAGAAATATCCGATATTTTCCGCAGAGCCAAAGGTTTCAAAAGAGATCGAGGCAGATAAACTCTGGAAGAAGATCGTACATAACGCATGGAAATCGGCTGAACCTGGAATTCTATTCTGGGATACGGTGATCAACGAATCTGTGCCAGATTGCTATGCAGATCTTGGATATAAAACGGTTTCTACCAATCCTTGTGGAGAGATCCCACTTTGCCCTTACGATTCCTGTCGTTTGCTTGCGATCAACCTGTTTTCTTATGTAGAAGAGCCATTTACAGACAACGCGCATTTCAACTACGAACTATTTAAAAAACATATTTCTGCTGCACAAAGAATTATGGATGATATCATTGATCTTGAACTGGAAAAGATCGACAATATCATTGGTAAGATCGATGCAGATCCAGAAAATGAAGAAGTAAAGGCTGTTGAGAAAAATCTTTGGCTTAATATCCGTAAAAAAGCACATGAAGGTAGAAGAACCGGAATAGGTATTACTGCGGAAGGCGATATGCTTGCCGGTTTAGGTATTAAATATGGTAGTAAGGAAGGAATCGATTTCTCTGTAGACATTCATAAGAATATCGCTGTTGAAGCTTATAGAGCTTCCGTAGAAACTGCGAAAGAAAGAGGTGCTTTTGGGATATTTGATTCAGAAAGAGAGAAAAACAACCCATTCATTCTTCGATTAAAAGAAGCTGATGAAAAGTTGTATTACGACATGCTAGAGTATGGTCGTAGAAATATCGCGCTTTTAACGATCGCTCCAACCGGAACGACCAGTCTAATGACGCAAACTACTTCTGGAATTGAGCCTGTTTTCCTACCAGTTTACAAAAGAAGAAGAAAAGTAAATCCTAATGACAAGGAAGCACGCGTAGATTTCGTGGATGAAGTGGGAGATTCTTGGGAAGAGTATGTAGTTTTCCACCATCGTTTTAAGCAATGGATGAAGGCTAAAGGATACGATACCGATAAGAATTACTCGAACGAAGAACTAGATAAACTTGTTAAACTTTCTCCTTACTACCAGGCAACATCTAATGATGTAGACTGGCTTAGCAAAGTGAGAATGCAGGGAGCTGTACAAAAATGGATCGATCACTCTATTAGTGTGACCATTAACCTTCCAAACGATGCGACAGAGGAATTGGTTGGAAAACTATACCTGGAAGCATGGGAAGCTGGTTGTAAAGGTGTTACTGTCTATCGTGATGGTTCAAGATCTGGAGTTTTAATCTCTAACGATGAGAAAAAAGAGGAAGATGAGGAACAGACTTCCGGATCTTTCCCTCTCAAGAGACCAGAAGTTCTAACAGCCGATGTGGTTCGTTTCCAGAACAATAAGGATAAATGGATCGCATTTATCGGACTTGTAGATGACAGACCATATGAGATATTTACCGGTTTTGCAGATGATGAAGAAGGTATCCTTATCCCTCGCTGGGTAACTGAAGGCTATATCATCAAAGCAAGAAATGAAGATGGATCTTCACGTTATGATTTCCAGTACGAGAATAAACGTGGTTACAAAACCACGATCGAAGGACTTTCGCATAAATTCAATCCGGAATTCTGGAATTACGCGAAATTGATCTCAAGTACACTACGTCATGGAATGTCTATCGACAAGGTTGTGGACCTTATTAACAGTCTGCAATTGGACAGCGAATCTATTAACACATGGAAGAATGGGGTGGTTCGCGCTCTTAAACGTTTTATCGCAGATGGGACGGTCGCTAAGAAGGAAAAATGTAATAACTGTAATTCCTCAAATCTTATTTACCAGGAAGGTTGCCTTACCTGTAAAGATTGTGGCTCTTCTAAATGTGGATAA
- a CDS encoding alpha-amylase — translation MNTNKFLCSLLLGGALFIGSCSGDDSDDIVDETDDITGTPEIPAPSEPQALDLASLDNGSRVMMQAFYWDVEPRFAWWDNLSEKVPEWSEAGVDRIWIPSPAKGQSGGYSMGYDVSDYFDFGNYDQHGTVETRFGSRTELENLIATAHSNDIEVIADIVLNHNSGGGLQYNPYRDYDTYTLFDEANGNASGMFNRTYEDFYPNSVSQYDPGSLFYEETNLDHHRERVQDWLWKDENSVAKYYRNVMGFDGWRFDYVKGFEPWVVKEWNEAVGGFSVGENFDGNPDVLRDWIEASGSPAFDFSTFYKLEESLDRFENLSILESDMLWKTNPEDAVTFTANHDTEKDSNEDNYIMSSNKMKAYAYILTHPGYPTIFYSDYENEEFKDELKTLISIHNSLATGDTELLYADQDEYVMKRNGSGTNPGLILYISINNSTKRRTVSSNWSNVTLQDYSSNSAYSPTSDENGAVTIEAPANGYSIWSITE, via the coding sequence ATGAATACTAATAAATTTTTATGCAGTCTCCTGCTTGGTGGGGCACTCTTTATAGGTTCGTGCTCCGGTGATGATTCAGATGACATCGTGGACGAGACAGATGATATAACCGGTACCCCAGAAATCCCTGCTCCATCAGAGCCTCAGGCTTTGGACCTGGCATCTCTGGACAATGGCAGCCGGGTAATGATGCAGGCATTTTATTGGGATGTAGAACCAAGATTTGCCTGGTGGGACAACCTTTCTGAAAAAGTGCCGGAATGGTCTGAAGCTGGTGTAGACAGAATCTGGATACCATCTCCCGCTAAAGGACAATCTGGTGGCTATTCCATGGGATATGATGTTTCAGATTATTTCGATTTTGGTAATTATGACCAGCATGGAACTGTAGAAACAAGATTCGGTTCAAGAACAGAACTTGAGAATTTGATCGCCACAGCCCATAGCAATGATATTGAAGTAATCGCAGATATTGTCCTGAATCACAATTCTGGTGGAGGTTTGCAATACAATCCTTACCGGGATTACGATACTTATACTTTATTTGATGAAGCGAATGGAAATGCTTCAGGGATGTTCAACAGAACTTACGAGGATTTTTACCCAAATAGTGTAAGCCAGTATGATCCGGGAAGTCTTTTTTATGAAGAGACCAATCTTGATCACCATAGAGAAAGAGTTCAGGACTGGCTTTGGAAGGATGAGAATTCAGTAGCGAAATATTACAGGAACGTAATGGGATTTGATGGTTGGCGTTTTGATTACGTTAAAGGTTTCGAACCATGGGTAGTAAAAGAGTGGAATGAGGCCGTTGGAGGATTCTCTGTAGGAGAAAATTTCGATGGAAATCCAGATGTGCTTCGTGACTGGATCGAAGCTTCAGGATCACCTGCTTTTGATTTTTCTACGTTTTACAAACTGGAAGAAAGTCTGGACAGATTTGAAAATCTTAGTATTCTCGAGAGTGATATGCTTTGGAAAACAAATCCTGAAGATGCGGTAACCTTTACTGCAAATCATGATACCGAAAAAGACTCTAACGAGGATAATTATATCATGAGTTCCAATAAAATGAAGGCTTATGCCTATATCTTAACTCATCCTGGTTATCCTACGATCTTCTATTCAGATTATGAGAATGAAGAATTTAAAGATGAATTAAAGACGTTAATTTCGATTCATAATAGCCTTGCAACTGGTGACACCGAGTTACTTTATGCAGATCAGGATGAATATGTTATGAAAAGAAATGGATCAGGTACTAATCCTGGATTAATTCTTTATATTAGCATCAATAATAGTACAAAAAGAAGAACAGTAAGTTCGAACTGGAGTAATGTTACCTTACAGGATTATAGTTCGAATTCAGCATATTCCCCTACCTCCGATGAAAATGGAGCGGTGACTATCGAGGCTCCTGCAAATGGATATTCGATCTGGTCAATTACAGAATAA
- a CDS encoding hydroxypyruvate isomerase family protein: MAKDQSRRKLLKNLGIGAGLLVIPSFSNASGFDVAINNLQDPTSKINHSVCRWCYADIPLKEFARACKELGISAIDLLKPSEWQIVQEEGLKCSMATDDFISLTDGFNDPENHQKLQSAYIELIDKAADKNIQNVICFSGSRRGMDNETGWNNCVDGLKPLLDHAKTRNVTLVMELLNSKVDHPDYMADHTSWGAELAKRLDRPNFKLLYDIYHMQIMEGDIIRNIREFHPYINHYHTAGNPGRNEINNSQELNYPAIIQAIYDTGFDGYIAQEFIPTYENKLKALEEAIGICTI, from the coding sequence ATGGCTAAAGATCAATCTCGTAGAAAATTATTAAAGAACCTGGGTATTGGAGCAGGTTTACTTGTTATTCCATCATTTTCCAATGCATCCGGTTTCGATGTTGCAATTAATAATTTACAAGACCCTACTTCAAAGATTAATCATTCTGTTTGTCGCTGGTGTTATGCCGATATTCCCCTTAAGGAGTTTGCTAGAGCCTGTAAAGAATTGGGAATTAGTGCTATTGATCTTTTAAAACCTTCAGAATGGCAAATTGTACAGGAGGAAGGTCTAAAATGTTCCATGGCAACCGACGATTTTATCAGTTTGACCGATGGATTCAATGACCCTGAAAATCATCAGAAATTGCAATCTGCTTACATAGAACTCATCGACAAAGCTGCAGATAAGAATATTCAGAATGTCATCTGTTTTTCTGGGAGTCGGCGTGGGATGGATAATGAAACTGGCTGGAACAACTGTGTAGACGGATTAAAGCCTTTATTGGACCATGCTAAAACTCGTAATGTCACCCTCGTCATGGAATTGCTGAATAGCAAAGTAGACCATCCAGATTATATGGCAGATCATACGTCCTGGGGAGCCGAACTTGCCAAAAGACTGGACCGACCAAACTTTAAACTGCTCTACGATATCTACCATATGCAGATCATGGAGGGTGACATAATTCGAAACATTAGAGAATTTCATCCTTACATCAATCATTATCATACCGCGGGAAATCCCGGAAGAAACGAGATCAATAATTCTCAGGAATTAAACTATCCTGCAATCATCCAGGCGATTTATGATACCGGTTTTGATGGTTATATCGCTCAGGAATTTATTCCAACCTATGAGAATAAACTAAAAGCGCTTGAAGAAGCCATTGGAATTTGTACTATCTAA
- a CDS encoding NUDIX hydrolase: MHTKNSQLEVFEPTDLYQIREKMYVATDCIIFGFHEGKLKLLVFERQVEPLKGSWSLVGSFVRLDEDLELAGQRVLREATGLNEVFMQQLKTYGKQDRDPGYRCISVAQYALIRVEDYIDKLEKHYGARWFEIDDLPELVLDHDQMVQDALEQLRHNARHRPIGFELLPEKFTIPQLQNLYEAIYQKPLDARNFRKKVLSLNVLEKLEEKDKSGSKRGAFLHKFNKENYLQLLKAGYNFEIF; the protein is encoded by the coding sequence ATGCACACTAAGAACTCACAACTGGAAGTTTTTGAACCAACAGATCTGTACCAGATCAGGGAGAAAATGTATGTCGCGACAGACTGTATCATTTTTGGCTTTCATGAAGGTAAGCTTAAGTTGCTGGTATTCGAGCGTCAGGTAGAGCCCTTAAAAGGTTCCTGGTCACTTGTTGGTAGCTTTGTACGGCTTGATGAAGATCTCGAGCTGGCAGGGCAGAGGGTTTTGAGAGAGGCTACTGGATTGAACGAGGTTTTTATGCAACAATTAAAGACCTATGGTAAACAGGACCGTGACCCGGGCTACCGTTGTATTTCTGTAGCTCAATACGCTTTAATTAGAGTGGAGGATTATATAGACAAACTGGAAAAACATTATGGTGCCCGCTGGTTCGAAATTGATGATCTTCCCGAATTAGTTCTGGATCATGATCAAATGGTACAGGATGCATTGGAACAACTAAGACATAACGCGCGTCACAGACCCATTGGTTTTGAGCTGTTGCCAGAGAAGTTTACCATTCCACAGTTACAGAACCTTTATGAAGCGATCTACCAGAAGCCACTGGACGCGAGAAACTTCAGAAAAAAAGTATTATCTCTGAATGTTTTAGAAAAACTGGAGGAAAAAGATAAATCGGGTAGTAAACGCGGTGCTTTTTTGCATAAATTCAATAAAGAGAATTACTTACAATTATTAAAAGCTGGATATAATTTCGAGATTTTTTAA
- a CDS encoding solute:sodium symporter family transporter produces MIGILSFVGFTALVAIIAYFATRRTDESTSDGYFLGGRSLTAGVIAGSLLLTNLSTEQIVGLNGSSYANGLSVMAWETLAAIAIVVTAIFLLPRYLKGGLTTVPQFLAERYDVTTKTLTSALFLTGYVVVLLPIILYSGSVAISGMFDVPTLLGVSDDAAIKICVWGIGIIGSIYAVFGGLKAVAVSDSINAIGLLIGGILVPIFGLVIIGDGSFLEGITTLTETNPEKFQSMGDETSPVPFHTLFTGMMLVQLFYWGTNQQIIQRALAAKNLKEGQKGLMLASFIKILGPLIVVLPGIIAFHIFGADLENGDEAYPLLVNRVLPGYLIGFFAAVIFGAILSSFNSVLNSSVTLFGIDIYKQHINKDANEKTIVRYGKIFGIVLAVAAMFIAPLIANAGSLFDYLQEVNGIYSIPILTIIVVGYLTKYVPAIAAKIGLISGSLLYILSQFGLKPYLAESALEDAAASGITDAAELAAIEASAYPHYLDVMAILFALNVVIMLVIGKLRPRKTPYLQEHTKQVDITPWKFVKPVGFAIIVIVVGVYAYFA; encoded by the coding sequence ATGATAGGAATTTTATCCTTCGTTGGATTTACAGCACTCGTAGCTATTATCGCATATTTCGCAACCAGAAGAACTGATGAGTCCACCAGTGATGGTTATTTCTTAGGTGGTAGGAGTCTGACTGCCGGCGTAATAGCAGGTTCGTTATTACTAACAAATCTCTCTACCGAACAGATCGTAGGATTGAATGGAAGTTCATATGCCAATGGTTTATCGGTGATGGCCTGGGAAACTCTTGCCGCTATCGCGATCGTTGTTACCGCGATTTTTTTACTACCAAGATATTTAAAAGGAGGTCTCACAACGGTTCCGCAGTTTCTGGCTGAACGATATGATGTTACCACTAAAACACTTACTTCAGCCCTATTTCTTACAGGTTATGTAGTTGTCTTACTACCAATTATTCTCTATTCTGGATCTGTAGCGATTAGCGGGATGTTTGACGTTCCTACTCTTTTAGGAGTTTCAGATGATGCAGCTATAAAGATCTGCGTTTGGGGAATTGGAATTATTGGTTCTATTTATGCTGTTTTTGGCGGATTGAAAGCAGTCGCCGTCTCTGATAGTATAAACGCAATCGGACTATTAATTGGAGGGATTCTGGTACCTATCTTTGGACTTGTGATCATTGGAGATGGTAGTTTTCTTGAAGGTATCACAACGCTAACAGAAACTAATCCTGAGAAATTCCAGTCCATGGGAGATGAGACCAGCCCGGTTCCTTTCCATACTCTTTTTACAGGAATGATGCTGGTACAACTATTTTATTGGGGGACTAATCAACAGATCATTCAACGTGCTCTGGCTGCTAAAAACCTGAAGGAAGGACAGAAAGGTTTAATGCTGGCTTCTTTCATCAAAATCCTTGGGCCGCTAATTGTGGTTCTTCCCGGTATCATCGCTTTCCATATTTTTGGTGCAGATCTTGAAAATGGAGATGAAGCATATCCACTTTTGGTGAATAGAGTATTACCAGGTTATTTGATTGGATTCTTTGCAGCTGTTATTTTTGGTGCTATTCTAAGTTCCTTTAATAGTGTACTGAATAGTTCGGTAACCCTCTTCGGAATCGATATTTATAAGCAACATATAAATAAGGATGCTAATGAGAAAACCATAGTTCGTTATGGTAAAATCTTCGGAATAGTGCTTGCCGTTGCTGCAATGTTCATCGCTCCTTTAATAGCCAATGCAGGTAGTTTATTCGATTATCTTCAGGAGGTAAATGGAATATATAGTATTCCAATTTTAACGATCATTGTAGTTGGCTACTTAACCAAGTATGTTCCAGCTATTGCCGCAAAAATCGGACTTATATCAGGATCTCTATTATATATCTTAAGCCAGTTTGGACTGAAGCCGTACCTAGCTGAAAGTGCTTTAGAAGATGCCGCTGCCAGTGGAATTACAGATGCCGCAGAATTAGCAGCAATTGAAGCAAGTGCCTATCCTCACTATCTGGATGTCATGGCAATTCTTTTTGCTTTGAACGTTGTAATCATGCTGGTTATTGGAAAGTTGAGACCTCGAAAGACACCTTACTTACAGGAACATACAAAACAAGTGGATATCACGCCATGGAAATTTGTGAAACCGGTTGGTTTTGCAATTATCGTTATAGTAGTTGGGGTATATGCATATTTCGCATAA
- a CDS encoding UDP-glucose--hexose-1-phosphate uridylyltransferase, whose protein sequence is MNNEINKLPHRRYNILTGEWILVSPHRTKRPWQGKTEENKTSQNASYDPGCYLCPRNTRASGETNPNYSEPYTFINDYSSLLPDTPELNFEQGLLKSETERGICKVVCFSPDHSLTLPLMEVSEIKKVVQIWKTEFAELVKNPDINYIQIFENKGAIMGCSNPHPHGQIWSQSSIPTEISKKSERFIAYWQKNNFSLLGDYLNQELAFGERILDENEHFVSLIPFWAVWPFEAMIIPKRHLQQITDLNEQEEIAFADIIKKVTTKYDNLFETSFPYSSGIHQAPTNGKDHPEWHFHMSFYPPLLRSATVKKFMVGYEMFAGPQRDITAEQAVKMLNAQSEKHYKKS, encoded by the coding sequence ATGAATAATGAAATAAACAAACTACCTCATCGCAGGTATAATATTTTGACCGGTGAATGGATACTGGTTTCTCCGCATCGCACAAAAAGACCATGGCAGGGTAAAACCGAAGAGAATAAAACCAGCCAGAATGCCTCATACGATCCGGGTTGCTATCTATGTCCAAGAAATACCAGGGCAAGCGGAGAAACGAATCCGAATTATTCTGAACCTTATACATTTATAAACGATTACAGCTCCCTGTTGCCAGATACTCCTGAATTAAATTTTGAGCAGGGTTTATTAAAGTCTGAAACTGAAAGGGGAATTTGCAAAGTTGTTTGTTTCTCTCCAGATCATTCGCTGACTCTTCCATTGATGGAGGTTTCAGAAATCAAGAAGGTTGTGCAGATCTGGAAAACCGAGTTCGCTGAGCTAGTGAAAAATCCAGACATCAATTACATCCAAATCTTTGAAAATAAGGGTGCTATCATGGGTTGTAGCAATCCGCATCCTCATGGGCAAATATGGTCGCAATCGTCCATCCCAACCGAAATCTCAAAGAAATCTGAGAGATTTATAGCATACTGGCAAAAGAACAATTTCAGCCTTCTTGGTGATTATTTAAATCAGGAGCTGGCCTTTGGAGAACGAATTCTCGATGAGAATGAGCATTTCGTATCCTTAATTCCTTTCTGGGCAGTATGGCCTTTCGAAGCGATGATCATTCCTAAAAGGCATCTTCAGCAAATAACAGATCTTAATGAACAAGAAGAGATTGCTTTTGCAGATATTATAAAAAAGGTAACTACTAAGTATGATAACCTGTTTGAAACGTCATTTCCATATTCTTCCGGGATACACCAGGCCCCAACCAATGGCAAGGACCATCCTGAATGGCACTTTCATATGAGCTTCTATCCACCATTATTACGATCTGCCACGGTTAAGAAGTTTATGGTTGGTTATGAGATGTTTGCAGGACCTCAGCGAGACATCACCGCAGAACAAGCCGTGAAGATGCTGAATGCACAATCTGAAAAACATTATAAAAAGAGCTAA
- the galK gene encoding galactokinase yields the protein MTNIRSFSTKPSVFDDFQPKLLVNSPGRINLIGEHTDYNEGFVMPTAIDKHISFKFRTNDTENFCRIYSDTFSNGFEFHIDQPLTKQSDWRDYLLGIIHELLQENKLLEGFDCIISSDLPTGAGISSSAALECGFCAGLNALFDLNLSKIEIAKMAQRAENRFVGSNCGIMDQFASILSKKDHFIKLDCRSLATEYIPADLGNFRLLLLDTRVSHNLADSDYNSRREECEAAIRIIQLKNPQIKSLRDVDFDLLESYRSELTEQTYQRCLYVLQENERVQAAAEALRNNNLQALGKLMYASHRGLQDQYEVSCQELDFLVNYAEEKEFIYGSRMMGGGFGGCTINLINSENVEGYITEVAEAYFERFKIYPEAIEVAPSAGTEIIKLVSHE from the coding sequence TTGACAAATATCAGATCTTTTTCTACGAAGCCTTCGGTTTTTGATGATTTCCAACCGAAATTACTCGTTAATTCTCCTGGTCGAATCAACCTGATTGGAGAACATACAGATTATAATGAAGGTTTCGTAATGCCCACAGCGATCGATAAGCATATAAGTTTCAAATTCAGAACAAATGATACGGAAAACTTCTGCAGAATATATAGTGACACTTTTAGCAATGGATTTGAATTTCACATCGACCAGCCCTTAACAAAGCAAAGCGACTGGAGAGATTATTTACTCGGGATCATTCACGAACTTCTGCAGGAGAATAAATTGCTGGAAGGTTTTGATTGTATAATTTCCAGCGATCTTCCTACCGGTGCCGGGATAAGTTCTTCCGCAGCACTGGAATGTGGATTCTGTGCAGGCCTTAATGCATTATTTGATCTGAATTTGAGCAAAATTGAGATCGCAAAGATGGCTCAACGTGCCGAAAATAGGTTTGTAGGTTCCAACTGCGGAATCATGGATCAATTTGCTTCCATTCTCAGTAAAAAGGATCATTTTATCAAACTGGATTGCCGAAGTCTTGCTACTGAATATATTCCTGCAGATCTTGGAAATTTTAGACTGCTCCTTTTAGATACAAGGGTTTCTCATAATCTGGCCGACAGTGATTACAATTCCAGGCGTGAGGAATGTGAAGCAGCGATCAGGATAATTCAATTGAAGAATCCGCAAATAAAAAGCTTACGAGATGTGGATTTTGACTTGCTAGAAAGTTATCGATCAGAACTTACAGAGCAAACTTACCAACGCTGTTTATATGTCCTACAGGAGAACGAGCGTGTGCAGGCAGCTGCAGAGGCACTTCGAAATAATAATCTTCAGGCATTAGGGAAATTGATGTATGCTTCTCATCGCGGCTTGCAGGATCAATATGAGGTGAGTTGCCAGGAACTTGATTTTCTGGTTAATTATGCTGAAGAAAAAGAATTTATCTATGGAAGCAGAATGATGGGTGGTGGCTTTGGTGGTTGCACCATTAATCTTATCAATTCTGAAAACGTTGAAGGCTATATTACTGAAGTTGCCGAAGCGTATTTTGAAAGATTCAAGATCTATCCGGAAGCAATTGAAGTAGCACCATCAGCCGGAACAGAAATTATAAAACTGGTATCCCATGAATAA